In Eupeodes corollae chromosome 3, idEupCoro1.1, whole genome shotgun sequence, a single genomic region encodes these proteins:
- the LOC129949638 gene encoding peflin encodes MAYQGGYPGGYGGGYNPQQQQPPQGYGQPGGYAAPPGAFPPQNVAMQPEAQRWFAMVDRDRSGKINSEELKAALVNGKGQNFSDNACKLMISMFDKDASGTIDMYEFEKLYNYINQWLQVFKTYDRDQSGHIERDELSQAFTQMGFRFSEEFITFLMKKSDPGAQKEISVDQFIVLCVQIQRFTEAFRVRDTQQQGQITIGFEDFLSVAIGCSY; translated from the exons ATGGCTTATCAA gGTGGTTATCCAGGAGGCTATGGTGGAGGCTACAATCCTCAACAACAGCAACCACCACAGGGCTATGGCCAGCCTGGGGGTTATGCTGCTCCACCAGGTGCATTTCCACCACAAAACGTCGCAATGCAGCCAGAAGCTCAACGTTGGTTTGCTATGGTTGACCGAGATCGTTCTGGAAAGATCAATTCTGAAGAACTGAAAGCGGCTCTGGTGAACGGCAAAGGCCAGAACTTCTCTGACAACGCGTGTAAACTCATGATAA GTATGTTTGACAAAGACGCGAGCGGAACAATTGATATGTACGAGTTTGAAAAGCTATACAATTACATCAATCAGTGGCTCCAGGTCTTCAAGACTTACGATCGCGACCAATCCGGGCACATAGAACGAGATGAACTTTCTCAAG ccTTTACCCAAATGGGATTCCGTTTCTCGGAGGAATTCATCACTTTCCTAATGAAGAAGAGCGACCCTGGCGCACAGAAAGAGATCTCCGTGGATCAGTTTATTGTACTGTGTGTGCAGATCCAGCGATTTACCGAGGCCTTCAGAGTCCGTGATACCCAGCAACAGGGCCAAATAACTATTGGCTTCGAAGATTTCCTGAGTGTGGCCATCGGATGCTCGTACTAA
- the LOC129950900 gene encoding translin, which produces MSFVNQQIFANYQEYIDSEHELREKIRTVVRQIEQQAKEATIHLQIIHSDIEKIGQACLLARKLFENCAIGYKSLAELIPAAQYHRYSDHWTFITQRIVFLIALTVYLEVGTLVTRETVAEILGLKIVQSEGFHLEIEDYLMGILLMASELSRFATNSVTLGDYERPLQISRFIADLNSGFRLLNLKNDGLRKRFDALKYDVKKIEEVVYDISIRGLRNQQPEKIGDGV; this is translated from the exons ATGAGTTTCGTAAATCAACAAATATTTGCAAATTATCAAGAATATATTGATAGTGAACATGAATTACGTGAA aaaatccGCACAGTGGTTCGTCAAATCGAACAACAAGCCAAAGAAGCAACAATCCACCTGCAAATTATCCATTCCGACATTGAAAAAA TTGGACAGGCCTGTCTTTTGGCGCGAAAGCTCTTCGAGAATTGTGCTATAGGTTACAAATCTCTGGCCGAACTTATTCCTGCAGCCCAATATCATAG GTATTCAGACCACTGGACCTTTATTACACAGCGTATTGTGTTCCTCATTGCTTTGACGGTCTATCTGGAGGTTGGAACCCTAGTGACTCGTGAGACAGTTGCTGAAATCCTTGGCT TGAAAATAGTGCAATCCGAGGGCTTTCACTTGGAAATCGAGGATTATCTTATGGGAATTTTGCTGATGGCTTCAGAGTTGTCACGTTTTGCCACCAATTCCGTGACTTTGGGTGACTATGAGAGGCCTTTGCAGATTTCCAGATTCATTGCTGACCTAAATTCTGGTTTTCGATTGCTGAATCTTAAAAATGATGGATTGCGAAAACGTTTCGATGCCCTTAAATATGATGTAAAGAAGATCGAGGAAGTTGTCTATGATATCAGTATTCGAGGGCTTCGCAATCAGCAGCCAGAGAAAATTGGCGATGGAGTGTAA